TTAATTGCGGGAGTAAATGTTTCTGGGAAGAGATATAGATATCCCATTTCTGCTTCTTGATCATAAGTCATTCGAATCGTCATTCATGTCACTTCCAAGTCTAATGATTTTTTACAATAACGGCGTCAGTTCCTCAACCGCCTCTTCATAACGCCGCAGCGAGACATCCTTATAGAGGCATGTCTTCTGCAGGCGTTCTTCTTTCGTCATCTCGTCCTGATACGTTTTTAAGATGAAGCTGTTGCGTAACATCGACGGGGTCAAAATCCGTTTGTTATCCGACCGTTCATTCAGCTGACGCATCATCTTCGTGATCATGACGATCGACAATTGCTTCGGGGCATTCTTACTGTAGACCCAGCGGAATGTCATCCGGGCGAAGTCGAACGCAACGAAAAAGGGATCGGTACTGTTATAACGGGGGCGAACTGGCTCCGGGATCGTCTTCAAGTATCGTAACATGATATCTTGATCTTCCCGCTCGAGATGAAGCAAGTAGCGGTTGCCGAGTCGATCGTGGACGGTCATCTCTTGCTGGGCGAAGTTGAGATCGTGCATCTTTAAGCCGATGATGTGATGGACGCGTAAGCCGTAGCGATAAAACAGGCGGAGAATCAGTTCGTTTCGATCGATTAAAAACGGACGTGCTTTCAATTGATGTTCTGTCAGTCCGCGGTCAGATTGATTCGTCCGGACCAATTGCTCGTATTCTTTGAAGGAAGCGACATGTTTTGCCGTCAATTCGTGCGTCGGTTGTGCGTATTCAATCAGCTTTGCTTTCGTCTGCCGAATCTGGTAATTGACTTGATTGATGACGGTGACGATTCGGGCAACCGTCGCTTGCTGGTAGAGTTTTTCTTCGATCAAATATTCATTGATGAACGTCTTCCAGGTTTCGATTGAAATCGCCTTGAAATCGTCAATCGTCTCGAGCGGTTGATCTACATCCGTCATGTAACGATGGACTTCGATTAAATCATACCGATAGCGCCGGACGGTCGAAAGTTGACGTCCACTTGTCGTTAAATAAAACAGATAGCGTTCAATGAACTCTGGAAGCGTATACGACTGCTCGCGTGCCATGGTTTTCCTTCCCTTCATCGTAGTGTTTCTTCCATCATAAACCGAACGGATGTTTCCTGTCCAAAAAAGTTCAGACGAACCGGTGCCTGTGGTATGATAAAGGGCGCAGTACGTCTTTACTCGTGAAAGGAATGATATTATGTCAGAACGCGTCATCGTCGTTGGTTGCCAGCTCCCCGGTGTACCGGACCATGTCTATGAAGAATCGGTCGCGGAGCTCGAAGCACTCGTAACGACTGCGCATGGTGTCGTCGTCGGTCGTTTGGATCAAAAACGACAAGCGATTGACCGCCGTACGTTCATCGGAAAAGGAAAGGTTGAAGAACTCGTTGCGTTAGCAGACGAACTTGAACCTGATTTAATCATATTCAATGCCGAGGTCACGCCCGGTCAGATGAAAAATATTCGGATCGCCTTATCAGACCCGGAAGCGATCAAATTGATTGACCGGACACAGTTGATCCTCGATATCTTCGCTGGACGTGCCCAGTCACGCGAAGGGAAATTGCAGGTAGAACTGGCACAGATGAGTTATCTCTTACCACGCCTCGCGGGACAGGGAACACAACTGTCGCGCCTTGGTGGAGGAATCGGAACACGTGGACCAGGTGAGTCAAAACTCGAGACGGATCGCCGTCATATCCGTCGTCGGGTTGATGAGATCTCGAAACAACTCGAGACATCCGTTGCTCACCGTGCCCGTTACCGGGAACGTCGCAAAGAAAATCAGACGTTCCAAATCGCACTCGTCGGTTATACGAATGCCGGCAAGTCAACGATCTTCAACCGGTTGACACAAGCCGACACATACGAAAAGGATGAGTTGTTCGCGACGCTCGATCCGTTGACGCGTCAAGTTGATTTGCCAGAAGGTGGTCAAATCCTTCTGACGGATACGGTTGGTTTCATTCAAGATCTCCCGACGAAGTTGATCGCCGCATTCCGTTCGACACTCGAAGAAGTGCTTGAAGCGGACTTGATCCTCCACGTCGTTGATGCGTCGAGTGAGCATTATTTGAATCAGATGCAGACGACGAACGATGTCCTCGATGAACTCGGTGCTGGTGACATCCCGCAACTGGAAGTCTACAACAAGAAAGACCAACTGAACCGCTTGTTCACAGGCGGGAAGCTGTTGATCTCTGCGCTTGATCCGCAGGACATCGAGCGCTTGATTGAAGAAATCGAACGTTCGATCAGCGAAATCCTCGAGTATCTCGAGATTCGCATTCCGGTTGATGGTTTTGCCCATTACAATCCGGCGAAGGAAGTCATGATGAACTTGAAAGAATCGTTTGAAGAAGATGGTTCCGTCATTCTAAAAGGTTACTTGCGTAAAGATACGCGGCTCTACGCGACATTGAAACAATACGAGGTGTAAACATGTTTTCAGAATTAACCCATTACGAAACCCTCCGTCCACTCATTGACCGGGCGGAGGAACAGATCGCACCGTACGTCAAGAAGGCGCAAGAGGTCGCGGAATATAATCAATTCCGTGTCCTCGATGCGTTCCGACGTCACAAGGTCAGTGATTTTCATTTCATGCCGTCAACAGGCTACGGCTACAACGATGAAGGGCGCGATACGCTCGAGCGGATCTATGCCGATGTCTTCGGGGCGGAAGCCGGTCTTTGTCGTCCACAAATCATCAGCGGGACGCACGCAATCGGTATCGCGTTGTTCGGGTTGTTGTTGCCGGGCGATGAGTTGCTCTATATCACAGGAAAACCATACGACACGCTTGAAGAGATCGTCGGGATTCGTGGTGACGGACGCGGTTCATTAAAGGAACTGGGCGTCCACTATGATGTCGTCGAGATGAAAAACGCCGAGACGATTGACGTACAGGCTGTTCTCGAACGGATCACACCACAGACGAAAGTCGTCGGAATCCAGCGTTCAAAAGGATATGCGACACGTCGCAGTCTACCAGTTAGCGAAATCGGTGAGGCAATCGCTGCCATTAAAGCCGTTCATCCGCATGTCTTGATCTTCGTCGATAACTGTTATGGTGAGTTCGTCGAGACGATCGAACCGACGCATGTCGGGGCGGACTTGATGGCAGGATCGTTGATTAAGAACCCAGGTGGTGGTCTTGCGAAGACCGGTGGTTATCTCGTCGGGCGGACCGACTTGATTGAACGAGCATCGTTCCGGATGACGACACCAGGAATCGGAGCGGAAGCCGGTCCTTCGCTATCCGCACTTCCAGATATGTATCAAGGGTTCTACATGGCACCGCATACGGTCAGTCAAGCATTGATGGGCGCGATGTTTACGTCGAGCATGCTCGGTCAGTTCGGCTTTGACACGGCACCGCATCATACAGCAGAACGGACGGATTTGATTCAATCGGTCTCGTTTCATGCACCGGAGCCGATGATTGCCTTCTGTCAGGCGATTCAAGCTGCTTCACCCGTCAATGCACATGCGTTACCGATTCCGGATTATATGCCGGGATATGCGGACGATGTCATCATGGCAGCAGGAACATTCGTACAAGGTTCATCGATCGAGTTGTCAGCGGATGGTCCGATCCGAGCGCCGTATACCGCGTACGTTCAAGGTGGTTTGACGTATAGTCACGTCAAGATCGCCATCATCTCAGCCGTCAATCATTTGATGGAAAAACAATTAATTCCAGAAAAAAACGTTTAATACTAGAATATCTCGTGAAAAGACCTCTGAACGACTTCATGTCAAGTGATTAAAAAAGTTGTGTTAACTTTTCTTACATCGCTTGACAAGTTGCCTGACAGAGGTTTATTCTCATGGAGTAAGGAAAAAGGAGGAACCACATGGCAGACTCATCACGCCAGTCCAAGCCACTATTTCCCATCGGAGTCGTTCAAGAGTTGACCGCGTTATCTGCCCGCCAGATCCGATACTACGAAGAACAGGGACTGATCAAGCCGGAGCGGACAGAGACGAAGCGTCGCCTCTATTCGTTCAACGATGTCGATCGCCTGTTGTCGATCAAGGAATACCTGGATCAAGGACTGAATATCGCAGGGATCAAATTGATTTTTGAAAACGATCTCGTCAAACGCGAACGCGTTGCGGAGAGCGTCGTCGAGACGCGCCCGGAACTATCTGACGGCGAATTGTATAAACTCCTGAAAA
This window of the Exiguobacterium acetylicum genome carries:
- the hflX gene encoding GTPase HflX, which translates into the protein MSERVIVVGCQLPGVPDHVYEESVAELEALVTTAHGVVVGRLDQKRQAIDRRTFIGKGKVEELVALADELEPDLIIFNAEVTPGQMKNIRIALSDPEAIKLIDRTQLILDIFAGRAQSREGKLQVELAQMSYLLPRLAGQGTQLSRLGGGIGTRGPGESKLETDRRHIRRRVDEISKQLETSVAHRARYRERRKENQTFQIALVGYTNAGKSTIFNRLTQADTYEKDELFATLDPLTRQVDLPEGGQILLTDTVGFIQDLPTKLIAAFRSTLEEVLEADLILHVVDASSEHYLNQMQTTNDVLDELGAGDIPQLEVYNKKDQLNRLFTGGKLLISALDPQDIERLIEEIERSISEILEYLEIRIPVDGFAHYNPAKEVMMNLKESFEEDGSVILKGYLRKDTRLYATLKQYEV
- a CDS encoding tyrosine-type recombinase/integrase, which encodes MAREQSYTLPEFIERYLFYLTTSGRQLSTVRRYRYDLIEVHRYMTDVDQPLETIDDFKAISIETWKTFINEYLIEEKLYQQATVARIVTVINQVNYQIRQTKAKLIEYAQPTHELTAKHVASFKEYEQLVRTNQSDRGLTEHQLKARPFLIDRNELILRLFYRYGLRVHHIIGLKMHDLNFAQQEMTVHDRLGNRYLLHLEREDQDIMLRYLKTIPEPVRPRYNSTDPFFVAFDFARMTFRWVYSKNAPKQLSIVMITKMMRQLNERSDNKRILTPSMLRNSFILKTYQDEMTKEERLQKTCLYKDVSLRRYEEAVEELTPLL
- a CDS encoding MerR family transcriptional regulator, producing MADSSRQSKPLFPIGVVQELTALSARQIRYYEEQGLIKPERTETKRRLYSFNDVDRLLSIKEYLDQGLNIAGIKLIFENDLVKRERVAESVVETRPELSDGELYKLLKNELKEAGRHGKTSLIQGELGRFFK
- a CDS encoding aminotransferase class I/II-fold pyridoxal phosphate-dependent enzyme, coding for MFSELTHYETLRPLIDRAEEQIAPYVKKAQEVAEYNQFRVLDAFRRHKVSDFHFMPSTGYGYNDEGRDTLERIYADVFGAEAGLCRPQIISGTHAIGIALFGLLLPGDELLYITGKPYDTLEEIVGIRGDGRGSLKELGVHYDVVEMKNAETIDVQAVLERITPQTKVVGIQRSKGYATRRSLPVSEIGEAIAAIKAVHPHVLIFVDNCYGEFVETIEPTHVGADLMAGSLIKNPGGGLAKTGGYLVGRTDLIERASFRMTTPGIGAEAGPSLSALPDMYQGFYMAPHTVSQALMGAMFTSSMLGQFGFDTAPHHTAERTDLIQSVSFHAPEPMIAFCQAIQAASPVNAHALPIPDYMPGYADDVIMAAGTFVQGSSIELSADGPIRAPYTAYVQGGLTYSHVKIAIISAVNHLMEKQLIPEKNV